The sequence below is a genomic window from Paenibacillus sp..
GGCACGCGGGCGAATATCGACGAGTTTACCGTCACTACGGCAAGGGGGATTGAAGCGATCGGCGGCGCGAAGCGCGGGAAGGCGATCATTATCTTGAACCCGGCGGAGCCGCCGATCCTTATGCGCGATACTGTCTATGCCTTGGTTGACCCTGAGCGGATGGACGAAGACGCGATTCGACGTTCGATCGAGGAAACGGTCGCTTCGATACAATCGTACGTGCCTGGCTACCGGCTTCGGACCGAACCGATCTTCGACGGCATCAAGGTGACGGTGTTCCTCGAGGTCGAAGGAGCGGGAGATTACTTGCCGAAGTATTCCGGCAACCTCGATATTATGACCGCCGCAGCCGTGAAGGTTGCCGAGGAAATTGCCCGTCACCGCCTTGCCAAGGCGATCGTATGAAGAGGGGGACGAATCGATGACACAACCAGAACGTAAAGTGCTAATCACCGAAGTCGCGTTGCGCGACGGCAGTCACGCTATCGCACATCAATACACGATTGAGCAGGTAACGAACGTGGCCCGCGCGCTTGGCGAAGCCGGCGTCCCTTATATCGAGGTAGCGCACGGCGACGGGCTTGGCGGATCTTCGCTGCAGTACGGCTTATCGCGGACGGACGAAATGGAATTGATCGAGGCGGCGGCTTCCGTGTGCGGCGATTCCAAAATCGCCGTCCTCGTGCTGCCGGGGATCGGGACGGTGACAGAGCTTAAGGAAGCGGTCCGGCTCGGCGCCAAGATGGCCCGCATTGCCACGCATGTGACGGAAGCGGACGTTTCGGCGCAGCATCTTGCGAGGGCGAAGGAGTTCGGCCTCGAGACGGTAGGCTTTCTCATGATGTCGCACATGGCGCCGGTCGACAAGCTGGTCGAGCAGGCGAAGCTGATGGAAAGCTACGGCGCCGACACGGTGTATATGGTCGATTCGGCCGGGGCGCTGCTGCCGCATCAGGTGAAGGAGCGCGTACGCGCGCTGCGCCAAAGTCTGCAGTGCAATGTCGGTTTCCACGGGCATAACAACTTGTCGTTGGCTATGGCGAATACATTGGCTGCGATCGAAGAAGGCGCGGAGCGCATTGACGGAAGCATCCGGTGCTTAGGCGCCGGAGCTGGCAATACGCAAACCGAGGTGCTTGTCGCAGTCTTGGAGCATCTAGGCATTGCGACAGGCATTGATTTATATAAGATCATGGATACGGCGGAAGACATCATCGCACCGCTGCTCCAGACGCCTCAAGAAATTACGCGGGACAATCTCGTCTTAGGCTATGCGGGCGTATATTCCAGCTTTTTGCTGCATGCAAGGCGCGCCGCGCAGCGGTTCGGGATCGATTCCCGTGACATTCTGGTAGAGCTGGGGCGTCAAAAGGTCGTCGGCGGGCAAGAGGATATGATCGTGGACGTGGCAGCTGCACTGGCGAAGGAGAAGGTGGCGCATGGATAAGAAACTAGCTGAAGCGTTGGCGGAGCATTTATATGGGGCCGAGAAAACTGAGCGCGCGGTCCCAAAACTTACGATCGAGCATCCGAAACTGTCTGTCGAGGACGCCTATGCGATTCAGGAACAACTAATCCTCTTGAAGTTAGAACGAGATGAATTACGCATCGTTGGTCCCAAGATGGGATTGACAAGCCAAGCGAAGATGAAGCAGATGAACGTAAGTGAACCCATTTACGGCTACATTTTCGACGATATGGTCGTTCCAAGAGGCGCCATCAGCCTAGCCGACTACATTCACCCGAAGGTAGAGGCGGAGATCGCCTTCGTCCTGGGCGAAGATATCGAGGGGCCGGGCGTTACGGGCGCACAGGTGCTGGCTTCGACCGCTTATGTGCTGCCAGCGCTTGAAATCATCGATAGCCGGTACGAGAACTTCCAGTTCACGCTGCCTGACGTCATCGCGGATAACGCTTCCTCTTCCGGTGTCGTGTTCGGAAGCACACTGTATCGTCCGGAGGATTTCGACTTGGAACTCGTCGGCGTAACGCTTCGGATCAACGGAGAGTTGAAGGAGCTGGGGGCCGGCGCCGCCGTCGTCGGCCATCCGGCGCATTCGGTCGCGATGCTGGCCAACATGCTGGCGCGCAAGGGACTGAAACTGAAGGCGGGGCAAACGATTCTCACAGGCGGTGTGACGGGGGCTGTGAAACTGCACCCGGGGGACAGCGTGACTGCAGCGTTCGACGGTATGGGTAGTGTGGGATTCACCGTTAGAGCGTAACCGAGGAGGCGCAGCGATGCCGATTATTCATATTCAATTGCTCGAAGGACGCCCGAAGGAGAAAATTTCTTCGTTAATCGCCAAAGTAACGGATACCGTGTCGGAAGAGCTCGGCGCGAAGCGGGAAACGATACGCGTGTTGGTTACGGAGGTGCCGAAAACGCACTGGGGTATCGGCGGCGTGCCGGTTTCCGAGATGGCCGACCGTAAGTAATGCGTCGAGGAGGAAGCCAATTTGTACGACGTTCATACGCATTTTATTCCGCCTCTTATGTCGCAGTGGTTGTACGAGAATCGCTCGGTGGTGAACGCCGCTTGGGTGAGAAAGTCACTGGGGAAGGCTCCTTTTTTAACTATTAACGGGAATTGGGAGTTCGAATTGAAAGAAGCTTTTACCGATTCGGATCTGTATTTGACCGGTCAGCGCAAAGCGGGCATTGCACACTCGCTGGTGTCGCCGATCCCGCAGTTGTTTCTATATGAGATGGCGCCAGACGTGACGGAAGAGGCGGCGCGGATATATAACGACGGCCTGGCGGATTGGTCGGCGGCGCATCGGGACGAAGTGTCCGCGCTGGCCACCGTCCCGATGAACGACCCGGACCGGGCGGCACGGGAGTTGGAACGGGCGATGGACCTCGGTCTGCGCGGAGCGATCGTCGCCTCCTCTTGGGGAGGGCGGACGCTCGGCGAAGAAGCGTTCACGCCGTTCTGGGAGGTGGCGAACACGAGGGAGGCGATTGTTTTTATCCACCCCTTGTTGTGCACGGATTCAAGACTCAAGAAGCATATGATGCCGAACTTGATCGGCGTGCCTTGGGAAACGACGGTGTGCGCGACCGAGCTCCTTCTGAGCGGACTGGTGTTCCGTTATCCGAAAGTCAAGCTATTGCTGGCGCATGGCGGGGGCTATTTCCCCTACCAACTGGGCCGGTTGGAAAAAGGGTACGAGACGTGGGGCGCGGTATCCGCCGGTTTGCCGGAGTCGCCAACCGAGGCGGCACGGCGGTTCTGGTATGACACGGTGCTGTGGAACGACGCGGCGCTGCAGTATTTGATCGATATCGCGGGGGAGGATCGGATCGTTCAAGGAACGGACGCGCCCTTCGATCTTTGTCAGCGGCCGCCCGCGGCGGTTCCAAGCAGTGGATACCACGCCCTGATGGAAGTATAGAGGGGGAGACGTATGCGAACTCAGGTCGGGATTATTGGGGCGGGACCGGCGGGATTGCTTCTTTCGCATTTGCTTTATTCGCAAGGAATCGACTCGGTCATTTTGGAAAGCCGCACGCGCGAAGAGGTCGAAACGACGATCCGCGCCGGGGTGCTGGAGCAAGGGACGGTCGATTTGTTGAACGCAATGGGCGTCGGCGACAGAATGCGGAAGGAAGGCCACTTCCACGACGGTTTCGAGCTGCGTTACAATGGCCGCAGCCACCGCATTAACGTTCGGGAGCTCACAGAGGGAAAGCGCGTGACCGTATATGCCCAACATGAAATTCTTAAGGATTTGATTCACGCCAGACTGCGTACAGGCGGAACCATCGTCTTCGGGGCGAAAAATGTCAGTTTGGACGGCGTCGATACCGAAAAGCCGACGATTCGCTATCGCGAGGAAGCTGAGGGAGAACTTCGCGAGTTGACTTGCGATTTCATCGCGGGCTGCGATGGCTTCCACGGCCCTTCGCGGCCGATGATACCGCAGTCGGTGAGAACGGATTATGAACGGCGATACGCTCACGGCTGGCTCGGCATTTTGGTCGAAGCGCCGCCGTCGGCGTCGGAGCTCGTATATGCGAACCACGATCGGGGATTCGCGCTGCTCAGCACGCGCTCGCCCGAAATTCAGCGCATGTACCTGCAGGTCGACGCGAAGGACGATATCGCGAATTGGTCCGACGACCGGATCTGGAACGAACTGCACGCCAGACTGGAAACGCGCGAAGGCTTCCAACTGACGGAAGGGCGAATTTTTCAGAAAGGCATAGTGTCCATGCGCAGCTTCGTTTGCGATCCGATGCAGTATGGCCGCCTGTTCTTGGCAGGGGACGCGGCGCATATCGTGCCGCCGACCGGCGCTAAGGGATTAAACTTGGCAGCCGCGGACGTTCAAGTGCTGGCGCGTGGCTTTGAGGGGTATTACAAGGCAGGGAAGACGGAAATTTTGCAGCGTTATACCGAGATTTGCTTAAAGCGCGTCTGGAAGGCGGAGCGGTTCTCGTATGCCATGACGCAATTGCTTCACCGCAATCCGGAGCACTCACCGTTCGAGCGGCGGCTGCAGCTCGCCGAGCTGGAGTATATCGCCTCCTCGCGTGCCGCTTCGCTAAGCATCGCCGAGAACTATGTCGGCTTGCCAATGGATTTCGAAGGCGTTTCATAAAGGGGACTGCTCTCGTGGCATATAACAGTTTAGTTGCAAGGGTTGAGCTTTACCGCGTCACCTTCGGCGAACTGGCTTCGGCGATCGCTAAAGCGGGAGGTGACATTGTTTCAATTGACGTCATCCGTTCGACCGGAGAATCGTCGGTGCGCGATATCACGATCCAAGTCTCGGATTCTCAGCAATCCGGGATCATGGACGCGCTTCAAGCGCTGGAAGGCGTCAACTTGATTCACGTCTCCGATCGGACATTTCTAGCGCATTTGGGCGGCAAAATTTCCGTCGAGTCCAAGTGGCCGGTCAAAAACAGAGACGATCTCTCGAGGGTATATACGCCGGGAGTAGCGCGGGTTTGCTCCGCGATCCACGAGGACCCTAGAAAGGTCTTTTCCTTGACTATCA
It includes:
- the dmpG gene encoding 4-hydroxy-2-oxovalerate aldolase translates to MTQPERKVLITEVALRDGSHAIAHQYTIEQVTNVARALGEAGVPYIEVAHGDGLGGSSLQYGLSRTDEMELIEAAASVCGDSKIAVLVLPGIGTVTELKEAVRLGAKMARIATHVTEADVSAQHLARAKEFGLETVGFLMMSHMAPVDKLVEQAKLMESYGADTVYMVDSAGALLPHQVKERVRALRQSLQCNVGFHGHNNLSLAMANTLAAIEEGAERIDGSIRCLGAGAGNTQTEVLVAVLEHLGIATGIDLYKIMDTAEDIIAPLLQTPQEITRDNLVLGYAGVYSSFLLHARRAAQRFGIDSRDILVELGRQKVVGGQEDMIVDVAAALAKEKVAHG
- a CDS encoding 4-oxalocrotonate tautomerase, yielding MPIIHIQLLEGRPKEKISSLIAKVTDTVSEELGAKRETIRVLVTEVPKTHWGIGGVPVSEMADRK
- a CDS encoding amidohydrolase family protein encodes the protein MYDVHTHFIPPLMSQWLYENRSVVNAAWVRKSLGKAPFLTINGNWEFELKEAFTDSDLYLTGQRKAGIAHSLVSPIPQLFLYEMAPDVTEEAARIYNDGLADWSAAHRDEVSALATVPMNDPDRAARELERAMDLGLRGAIVASSWGGRTLGEEAFTPFWEVANTREAIVFIHPLLCTDSRLKKHMMPNLIGVPWETTVCATELLLSGLVFRYPKVKLLLAHGGGYFPYQLGRLEKGYETWGAVSAGLPESPTEAARRFWYDTVLWNDAALQYLIDIAGEDRIVQGTDAPFDLCQRPPAAVPSSGYHALMEV
- a CDS encoding 4-hydroxybenzoate 3-monooxygenase — translated: MRTQVGIIGAGPAGLLLSHLLYSQGIDSVILESRTREEVETTIRAGVLEQGTVDLLNAMGVGDRMRKEGHFHDGFELRYNGRSHRINVRELTEGKRVTVYAQHEILKDLIHARLRTGGTIVFGAKNVSLDGVDTEKPTIRYREEAEGELRELTCDFIAGCDGFHGPSRPMIPQSVRTDYERRYAHGWLGILVEAPPSASELVYANHDRGFALLSTRSPEIQRMYLQVDAKDDIANWSDDRIWNELHARLETREGFQLTEGRIFQKGIVSMRSFVCDPMQYGRLFLAGDAAHIVPPTGAKGLNLAAADVQVLARGFEGYYKAGKTEILQRYTEICLKRVWKAERFSYAMTQLLHRNPEHSPFERRLQLAELEYIASSRAASLSIAENYVGLPMDFEGVS
- a CDS encoding 2-keto-4-pentenoate hydratase → MDKKLAEALAEHLYGAEKTERAVPKLTIEHPKLSVEDAYAIQEQLILLKLERDELRIVGPKMGLTSQAKMKQMNVSEPIYGYIFDDMVVPRGAISLADYIHPKVEAEIAFVLGEDIEGPGVTGAQVLASTAYVLPALEIIDSRYENFQFTLPDVIADNASSSGVVFGSTLYRPEDFDLELVGVTLRINGELKELGAGAAVVGHPAHSVAMLANMLARKGLKLKAGQTILTGGVTGAVKLHPGDSVTAAFDGMGSVGFTVRA